The Struthio camelus isolate bStrCam1 chromosome 5, bStrCam1.hap1, whole genome shotgun sequence genome has a segment encoding these proteins:
- the GJD2 gene encoding gap junction delta-2 protein, with amino-acid sequence MGEWTILERLLEAAVQQHSTMIGRILLTVVVIFRILIVAIVGETVYDDEQTMFVCNTLQPGCNQACYDQAFPISHIRYWVFQIIMVCTPSLCFITYSVHQSAKQRERRYSTVFLTLERDQDSMKREDSKKIKNTIVNGVLQNTENSTKEAEPDCLEVKEIPNPAIRTTKSKMRRQEGISRFYIIQVVFRNALEIGFLVGQYFLYGFNVPSMYECDRYPCIKEVECYVSRPTEKTVFLVFMFAVSGICVVLNLAELNHLGWRKIKMAVRGVQAKRKSIYEIRNKDLPRMSMPNFGRTQSSDSAYV; translated from the exons ATGGGGGAATGGACTATTCTAGAGAGGCTACTGGAAGCTGCCGTGCAGCAGCACTCTACTATGATAGGGAG GATCCTGCTGACCGTGGTGGTGATCTTCCGGATACTCATTGTGGCCATTGTAGGGGAGACGGTGTACGATGACGAGCAAACTATGTTTGTGTGTAACACGCTGCAGCCAGGCTGCAATCAGGCTTGTTACGACCAGGCTTTCCCTATTTCTCATATAAGGTACTGGGTGTTCCAGATCATCATGGTGTGCACTCCCAGCCTCTGCTTCATAACGTACTCTGTTCACCAGTCTGCTAAGCAGAGGGAACGGAGGTACTCCACTGTCTTCCTCACCTTGGAGAGGGACCAGGACTCAATGAAGCGTGAGGACAGTAAGAAAATCAAGAACACCATTGTCAATGGGGTGCTGCAGAACACCGAGAACTCCACCAAAGAGGCAGAACCAGACTGCTTAGAAGTGAAGGAAATCCCCAATCCTGCTATCAGAACTACAAAGTCAAAGATGAGGCGGCAAGAAGGCATTTCTCGATTTTATATCATTCAAGTGGTCTTTCGAAATGCCCTAGAGATTGGATTCTTAGTGGGACAATATTTTCTGTATGGATTCAATGTCCCTTCCATGTACGAATGTGACAGATACCCTTGCATTAAAGAAGTAGAGTGCTATGTCTCTAGACCCACTGAGAAGACTGTATTCTTGGTATTCATGTTTGCTGTCAGTGGGATTTGTGTGGTGCTCAATTTGGCAGAACTGAACCACTTGGGCTGGAGAAAGATCAAAATGGCAGTGAGAGGAGTACAGGCAAAAAGGAAATCCATATATGAAATCAGAAATAAGGACCTGCCAAGAATGAGCATGCCTAACTTTGGCAGGACTCAGTCAAGTGACTCAGCTTATGTGTGA